One genomic segment of Acanthochromis polyacanthus isolate Apoly-LR-REF ecotype Palm Island chromosome 9, KAUST_Apoly_ChrSc, whole genome shotgun sequence includes these proteins:
- the LOC110958018 gene encoding LOW QUALITY PROTEIN: phospholipid phosphatase-related protein type 4-like (The sequence of the model RefSeq protein was modified relative to this genomic sequence to represent the inferred CDS: inserted 2 bases in 2 codons; deleted 2 bases in 1 codon) codes for MSRAKERLKGGKETKDSVTLLPCFYFVELPILASSVVSLYFLELTDIFQPVHSGYTCNDRSLSLPYILPRQEVCPLPLLFSLAFAAPTVTILIGEAILYCYLSRRSSATQTEANINAAGCNFNSYIRRAVRFIGVHIFGLCVTALITDILQLSTGQHTPYWLDVCKPNLTHINMSTCDEAFILEDICAGQDVGLITAGRKSFPSQHATLAAFAAVYISMYFNTVLTDSAKLLKPLLVFSFVMLAILAGLTRIIPFRNHPCLPSTVGWLLGAAIAVYQGVYAVGNFQPSEDRSRSRPPPPILREPPLSSLPNVSQSAASNSHQFTLTLAPSQPEPIITRTSSHAISADXPLPILTRSASYREPSMTMKRASAEVEVISPSSPXGNRDNMMSFSSSTLPRSHGGSSLEEGRIPRRHASIHASMDSTRSKQLLSQWKNKNDNRKLSLQVMDGIRPASSSSPQRNMELRCSSEPSAMGLEAELRGGTHLPIVIAQEAELRAGAHIPAQYMKLAASSVPMSNHNHMVHNGSTGLAGGARVSIQSRPGSSQLVHIPEEENPTSKDQESESEDSIMDGGGSVREKWLRVAEKTTIPCRPLSAGGQPRLMQVIALSKQQGLLHSPRSEDGGSTVSCTGSIRYRALTDQDPSPPASTTGAVGGGGGGLERTGSIVRVEAHPEARSNKPVVKPPSTDGSGSWRWKPPEQRASLRQSAFNLNDLNRYTDSCDSLRDGGSVDGRRSVAGTESESEGGGEGGGGGGGGGGVYTNHPHVVHPLHPLHPNNPNNFQHPGFNPNNPNHPNNPNFNNVHPNFNPNGTNSNMPFTPTPTFAPPFHPHPQAITTIRVTPVEGTAASSDGGSDCQSVASSSRESTLRRKSGGNVVHVPDRGPTPDLHNNHRMCDDGNRLDNESSNRFHENLRSFQENPILPNHPNLPNRQLQGMFGRPSPTPPPTLPRPILTHTPPPTLGLAYKE; via the exons ATGTCTCGTGCCAAGGAGCGGCTGAAAGGCGGGAAGGAGACGAAGGACAGCGTCACTCTGCTgccgtgcttttattttgtagag CTCCCCATCCTGGCCTCCTCTGTCGTCAGTCTTTACTTCCTGGAGCTGACGGATATTTTCCAGCCGGTGCATTCTGGGTACACCTGTAATGACCGCAGCCTGTCTCTGCCCTACATCCTGCCCCGGCAGGAAGTCTGCCCACTGCCTCTGCTCTTCAGCTTGGCCTTCGCTGCTCCGACCGTCACC ATTCTGATAGGAGAGGCCATCCTGtactgctacctgtccaggaGGTCATCAGCCACACAGACTGAGGCCAACATCAACGCTGCCGGCTGTAATTTCAACTCCTACATTCGCAGGGCTGTACGCTTCATAG gcGTCCACATCTTCGGTCTGTGTGTGACGGCGCTGATCACCGACATCCTTCAGCTGTCCACCGGTCAACACACCCCCTACTGGCTGGATGTGTGCAAACCCAACTTAACCCACATTAACATGTCCACATGTGACGAAGCTTTTATTCTGGAGGATATCTGTGCTGGACAGGACGTAGGGCTCATCACTGCTGGGAG GAAGTCTTTCCCCTCCCAGCATGCTACTCTGGCTGCCTTTGCTGCTGTCTACATCTCA ATGTACTTCAACACGGTGCTGACGGACTCAGCCAAGCTGCTGAAGCCTCTGCTGGTGTTCTCCTTCGTCATGCTGGCCATCCTGGCCGGGTTAACCAGGATCATCCCGTTCAGAAACCACCCCTGTTTG CCGTCTACTGTGGGATGGCTGCTGGGAGCTGCCATCGCTGTTTA CCAGGGCGTCTACGCTGTGGGAAACTTCCAGCCGAGTGAAGATCGCTCCAGAAGTCGACCTCCTCCACCGATACTGAGAGAGCCGCCGCTGTCCTCTCTGCCCAACGTCAGCCAATCAGCAGCCTCCAACAGCCACC AGTTCACCCTCACTCTGGCTCCCAGCCAACCAGAGCCCATCATCACCAGGACCTCCTCCCACGCCATCTCCGCCG AACCGCTGCCCATCCTGACTCGGAGCGCCTCCTACCGAGAGCCGTCCATGACCATGAAGAGAGCCAGCGCCGAGGTGGAGGTCATCAGTCCGTCCAGTC CTGGAAACCGCGACAACATGatgagcttcagcagcagcactcTGCCCAG GTCTCATGGAGGTTCCTCTCTGGAGGAGGGCCGTATTCCACGGCGTCACGCCTCCATCCACGCCTCCATGGACTCCACCCGCTCCAAACAGCTCCTCAGCCAGTGGAAGAACAAGAACGACAACAGGAAGCTTTCTCTGCAGGTGATGGATGGAATAAGGCCGgcctcctcctcgtctcctcAGAGGAACATGGAACTTCGTTGCTCCTCCGAACCGTCCGCCATGGGCCTGGAGGCGGAGCTCCGCGGTGGGACCCACCTGCCTATAGTCATAGCCCAGGAGGCAGAGCTGCGTGCTGGAGCCCACATCCCAGCTCAGTACATGAAGCTAGCAGCTAGCTCCGTCCCCATGTCCAACCACAATCACATGGTTCATAACGGCAGCACCGGATTGGCCGGTGGGGCCAGAGTGTCCATCCAGTCCCGGCCCGGATCCTCCCAGCTAGTTCACATTCCCGAGGAGGAGAACCCCACCAGCAAGGACCAGGAGAGCGAATCAGAGGACAGCATCATGGATGGAGGCGGGTCAGTGAGGGAAAAATGGCTGAGAGTGGCTGAGAAGACGACCATCCCCTGCAGGCCGCTGAGCGCTGGAGGTCAGCCTCGTCTCATGCAG GTGATAGCCTTATCCAAACAGCAGGGTCTGCTTCACTCGCCCCGGTCTGAGGACGGCGGCAGCACCGTCAGCTGCACAGGATCCATCCGGTACCGAGCTCTGACGGACCAGGACCCGTCTCCACCCGCCTCCACCACCGGAGCCGTGGGAGGAGGAG GaggaggtttggaaagaaccgGGAGTATCGTCCGTGTTGAAGCCCACCCAGAGGCCAGATCAAACAAACCAGTCGTGAAACCTCCGAGCACTGACGGCAGCGGGTCCTGGCGATGGAAACCACCAGAACAACGAGCGTCCCTCCGACAGTCAGCTTTCAACCTCAACGACCTGAACAGATACACAGACAGCTGTGATTCCCTGAGGGATGGCGGGTCGGTGGATGGAAGGCGGAGCGTAGCAGGGACCGAATCAGAGAGTGAAGGAGGTggggaaggagggggaggaggaggaggaggcggaggcGTTTACACCAACCATCCACATGTTGTTCACCCTCTACACCCCTTACATCCAAATAATCCCAACAATTTCCAGCACCCTGGTTTTAATCCCAACAATCCCAATCATCCCAACAATCCTAACTTCAACAACGTTCACCCCAACTTTAACCCCAATGGTACCAACTCCAACATGCCGTTtacccccacccccaccttTGCCCCTCCCTTCCACCCCCACCCTCAGGCCATCACCACCATCAGGGTTACCCCGGTGGAGGGGACGGCCGCCAGCAGCGACGGCGGCTCAGACTGCCAGTCGGTGGCCTCGTCCAGCCGCGAGTCCACCCTGAGGAGGAAGAGCGGCGGCAACGTGGTCCACGTCCCCGACCGAGGGCCCACCCCCGACCTCCACAACAATCACCGCATGTGTGACGACGGCAACCGACTCGATAACGAGAGCAGCAACCGCTTTCACGAAAACCTCCGAAGTTTTCAAGAGAACCCCATCCTCCCCAATCACCCCAACCTCCCCAACAGGCAGCTGCAGGGGATGTTTGGCCGTCCGAGCCCAACTCCGCCCCCTACCTTACCCCGACCAATCCTGACTCACACCCCTCCTCCCACCCTGGGGCTGGCTTATAAAGAATGA
- the LOC127535615 gene encoding histone H3.v1-like, which produces MFSLRVEEEEEKEEEKEEEKEEKKEEEEEEEEEEKKEEEEEEEEKEEKKEEEEEEEEEEEEEEEEEEEEEEEEEEK; this is translated from the coding sequence ATGTTCAGTCtgagggtggaggaggaggaggagaaggaggaggagaaggaggaggagaaggaggagaagaaggaggaggaagaagaggaggaggaggaggagaagaaggaggaggaagaagaggaggaagagaaggaggagaagaaggaggaggaagaagaggaggaggaggaggaggaggaggaggaggaggaggaggaggaggaggaggaggaggaggaggagaagtag